Proteins co-encoded in one Corylus avellana chromosome ca9, CavTom2PMs-1.0 genomic window:
- the LOC132191716 gene encoding fructose-bisphosphate aldolase 6, cytosolic: MSAFKGKYHDELIANAAYIGTPGKGILAADESTGTIGKRLSSINVENVEENRRALRELLFTTPGALKYLSGVILFEETLYQKTAAGQPFVELLKENGVLPGIKVDKGTVVLAGTNGETTTQGLDGLAQRCQKYYEAGARFAKWRAVLNIGVTEPSQLSINENANGLARYAIICQENGLVPIVEPEILVDGSHDIEKCADVTERVLAACYKALNDHHVLLEGTLLKPNMVTPGSEAPKVAPEVIAEHTVRALQRTMPPAVPAVVFLSGGQSEEEATVNLNAMNKLKGKKPWTLSFSFGRALQSSTLKAWGGKPENVAKAQAAFLARAKANSEATLGIYKGDAKLGEGASESLHVKGYKY, translated from the exons ATGTCGGCTTTCAAGGGCAAATACCATG ATGAGCTCATTGCCAATGCTGCATACATTGGTACCCCTGGAAAGGGTATTCTTGCTGCTGATGAGTCAACTGGCACAATCGGCAAGCGTCTTTCAAGCATTAATGTTGAGAATGTTGAGGAGAACAGGCGAGCCCTCCGTGAGCTTCTCTTCACCACACCCGGTGCCCTCAAATACCTCAGTGGTGTAATTCTCTTTGAGGAAACCCTCTATCAGAAGACTGCCGCAG GTCAACCCTTTGTTGAGcttttgaaggaaaatggtgTTCTCCCTGGTATCAAGGTTGACAAGGGCACCGTTGTGCTTGCTGGAACCAATGGTGAGACCACCACCCAGGGTCTTGATGGCCTTGCACAGCGTTGCCAGAAGTACTATGAAGCTGGAGCTCGGTTTGCCAAATGGCGTGCTGTGCTCAATATTGGCGTTACTGAGCCATCTCAGCTGTCCATCAACGAAAATGCCAATGGGTTGGCCCGATATGCTATCATCTGCCAGGAGAATGGCCTGGTCCCCATCGTTGAGCCTGAGATCCTTGTCGATGGATCCCATGATATTGAGAAGTGTGCTGATGTGACCGAACGTGTCCTTGCTGCTTGCTACAAAGCTCTAAATGATCACCATGTTCTGCTTGAGGGAACTTTGTTGAAACCCAACATGGTGACCCCCGGTTCTGAGGCACCAAAGGTTGCACCAGAGGTGATTGCTGAGCACACCGTTAGGGCTCTACAGCGAACAATGCCCCCTGCTGTTCCTGCTGTTGTGTTCTTGTCTGGTGGCCAGAGTGAGGAGGAGGCAACCGTCAACCTTAATGCCATGAACAAACTCAAGGGAAAGAAGCCATGGACTCTTTCCTTCTCCTTTGGTCGGGCCCTTCAGTCGAGCACTCTCAAGGCATGGGGAGGAAAGCCAGAAAATGTTGCCAAGGCCCAGGCTGCATTCCTTGCTAGGGCAAAGGCCAACTCAGAGGCAACTCTTGGAATTTACAAGGGTGATGCAAAACTGGGTGAGGGTGCCTCGGAGAGCCTTCACGTTAAGGGCTACAAGTACTGA